One window of the Solanum stenotomum isolate F172 chromosome 11, ASM1918654v1, whole genome shotgun sequence genome contains the following:
- the LOC125843626 gene encoding uncharacterized protein LOC125843626: MATTSPTTNTTPRYGQRATTFSTPIFTLSSTTPSHSSFESLSLYDQKGVPFSWEHIPGIPKQQSSRKNSSSLSQLLPLPPPSRNPPNSSKKIQRLRDEFSPRKSSTTSEGFKKDPFFAAFVECSKDHQEHHEDFSDMWKNTTTSSSKVMNSSTRSLSDKFGFMNMYASCKRTCTVSESIVYLPRSRNNDLLRTCRTSQ; this comes from the coding sequence atggCTACTACTTCTCCTACCACTAATACAACTCCAAGATATGGTCAAAGAGCCACCACATTTTCAACCCCAATTTTCACTCTTTCTTCTACTACACCTTCTCATTCTTCCTTTGAATCACTCTCTTTATATGATCAAAAGGGAGTGCCATTTTCTTGGGAACACATTCCTGGAATTCCAAAGCaacaaagttcaagaaaaaatagCTCTTCTTTAAGTCAACTACTTCCATTACCACCACCATCTAGAAATCCTCCAAATTCATCCAAGAAAATACAAAGGTTACGCGACGAATTTTCTCCAAGAAAGAGTAGTACCACTAGTGAAGGCTTCAAAAAAGATCCATTTTTTGCAGCATTTGTGGAATGTTCCAAGGATCATCAAGAACATCATGAGGATTTTAGTGACATGTGGAAGAATACTACTACATCATCTTCAAAGGTAATGAATTCATCAACAAGAAGCTTAAGTGACAAATTTGGATTCATGAACATGTATGCATCTTGTAAAAGAACTTGTACTGTTTCAGAATCCATTGTTTATCTTCCAAGATCAAGAAATAATGATCTCCTTAGAACTTGTCGAACAAGCCAATAA